One genomic window of Channa argus isolate prfri chromosome 5, Channa argus male v1.0, whole genome shotgun sequence includes the following:
- the parp3 gene encoding protein mono-ADP-ribosyltransferase PARP3 isoform X1, giving the protein MGERSARWRYSRQLSPQQPHGAPGAAEVTLELLLFLPLQSDSKLPETTQSFAFNPPDPAPCERRVSVCISSKGEFPAVTTDGLRDTPGRAPAASSKTSTIKLTSQTQYPGYSCPLVQAPSPFTNTTGLCALLSTSTMAPKRRAASAVKAGGKKVKEEPEATNPKDTFTSTKEALLAAGPQVKGKRKVDDHCSLSDRGQVFEDYDCMLNQTNVGNNNNKFYVIQVIKESRKYYTWNRWGRVGEVGQSKLNPFDKPENAIKDFEKKFKDKTKNNWSDRMNFVSHPGKYTLIEVDGEEDAEVKVDSVDGKSVKVTKNTLPCTLDNATQKLIKLIFSNDMFNEAMKCMNLDIKKMPLGKLSKLQIAKGFDVLEEIQAAMNQNSRRECLEELSSKFFTTIPHNFGRNRPPVINDKEIVEKKKEMLMVLADIELAQTLKSETEKAQEQMIEAVPHPLDQDYNSLKCRLTLMDPKTETFKVIEQYLKATSGCYHCPTIVNVWEVDREKEGEWFNEHDHLGNRRLLWHGTNIAVVAAILKSGLRIMPHSGGRVGRGIYFASENSKSACYVRTSNKTGVMFLNEVALGKEHTITIDDSSLKKAPAGYDSVVARGTMEPDPSKDIFITLEGNKVAVPQGEPIHQPQFSNSSFTNSEYLIYKESQCRIRYLLELKMQF; this is encoded by the exons ATGGGAGAGAGATCCGCTAGATGGCGCTATAGCAGACAACTGTCTCCACAGCAGCCTCATGGGGCTCCGGGAGCAGCAGAGGTTACACTGgagctcctcctcttcctcccactGCAAAGTGACAGCAAACTTCCCGAAACCACTCAATCATTTGCCTTTAATCCTCCTGATCCAGCGCCCTGTGAACGTCGCGTTTCCGTCTGCATCTCTTCAAAAGGTGAGTTTCCAGCTGTAACTACCGACGGTCTTCGGGATACACCTGGGAGGGCGCCGGCTGCTTCTTCAAAAACATCAACTATCAAGTTGACGTCACAAACACAGTATCCTGGTTATAGTTGCCCA CTTGTCCAGGCACCGTCTCCATTTACCAACACCACAGGTTTGTGTGCTTTGCTGTCAACCAGCACCATGGCACCAAAGAGGCGGGCTGCTTCTGCTGTGAAGGCCGGTGGCAAGAAGGTGAAGGAGGAGCCCGAAGCGACAAACCCAAAGGACACCTTTACTTCTACGAAGGAGGCGCTTCTGGCTGCAGGGCCACAGGTAAAAGGCAAGAGGAAGGTGGATGACCACTGCTCGCTGTCCGACCGTGGACAG GTGTTTGAGGACTACGACTGTATGCTCAATCAGACAAACGTtggaaataacaataataagttTTATGTGATTCAAGTTAtcaaagaaagcagaaaatactACACATGGAACAGATGGGGTAGAGTG GGGGAAGTGGGCCAGTCCAAACTTAATCCCTTTGATAAACCTGAGAATGCCATCAAAGACTTTGAGAAAAAGTTTAAGGACAAGACCAAAAACAACTGGAGCGATCGGATGAATTTTGTGTCTCACCCTGGGAAGTACACCCTAATTGAGGTGGATGGAGAGGAGGATGCTGAGGTCAAG GTGGACAGTGTGGATGGAAAGTCTGTCAAAGTCACAAAAAATACCCTACCTTGCACCCTTGACAACGCTACACAAAAGCTCATCAAGCTCATTTTCAGCAATGACATGTTTAATGAGGCAATGAAATGTATGAATCTAG ACATCAAGAAGATGCCTTTGGGAAAGCTCAGTAAATTGCAGATTGCAAAGGGCTTTGATGTGTTGGAAGAAATCCAGGCAGCCATGAACCAGAACAGCAGAAGGGAATGCCTGGAGGAGCTCTCCTCAAAGTTCTTCACCACAATCCCACACAACTTTGGACGGAACAGACCCCCAGTTATCAATGACAAAGAGATtgtggaaaagaagaaagagatgcTTATG GTGCTGGCTGACATTGAGCTTGCCCAGACTCTGAAGTCAGAGACTGAGAAGGCTCAGGAACAAATGATAGAGGCAGTTCCTCACCCTCTAGACCAGGACTACAATTCTCTGAAATGCAGACTAACATTAATGGACccaaagacagaaacatttaaG gtCATAGAACAATACCTGAAAGCGACTTCAGGTTGTTATCATTGCCCCACAATTGTCAATGTTTGGGAAGTTGATCGAGAAAAAGAG GGAGAATGGTTCAATGAGCATGATCACCTGGGGAACCGCCGCCTTCTGTGGCACGGTACGAACATAGCAGTGGTGGCAGCTATCCTGAAGAGCGGTCTAAGGATAATGCCCCATTCAGGAGGCCGTGTTGGTCGTGGTATCTATTTTGCATCTGAAAACAGCAAGTCTGCGTGTTATG tgcGCACATCAAATAAAACCGGAGTGATGTTTCTAAATGAGGTAGCCCTCGGCAAAGAACATACCATCACCATAGACGACAGCTCGTTGAAGAAGGCTCCTGCGGGCTATGACAGTGTGGTGGCAAGAGGGACTATGGAACCAG ATCCCTCCAAGGACATCTTCATCACCCTGGAGGGCAATAAGGTTGCTGTGCCTCAGGGCGAGCCCATACATCAGCCCCAGTTTTCAAACAGCTCCTTCACTAACAGTGAATATCTCATATACAAAGAGAGCCAGTGTCGTATTCGCTACCTGCTGGAGCTCAAAATGCAATTCTAA
- the parp3 gene encoding protein mono-ADP-ribosyltransferase PARP3 isoform X2 translates to MGERSARWRYSRQLSPQQPHGAPGAAEVTLELLLFLPLQSDSKLPETTQSFAFNPPDPAPCERRVSVCISSKGEFPAVTTDGLRDTPGRAPAASSKTSTIKLTSQTQYPGYSCPAPSPFTNTTGLCALLSTSTMAPKRRAASAVKAGGKKVKEEPEATNPKDTFTSTKEALLAAGPQVKGKRKVDDHCSLSDRGQVFEDYDCMLNQTNVGNNNNKFYVIQVIKESRKYYTWNRWGRVGEVGQSKLNPFDKPENAIKDFEKKFKDKTKNNWSDRMNFVSHPGKYTLIEVDGEEDAEVKVDSVDGKSVKVTKNTLPCTLDNATQKLIKLIFSNDMFNEAMKCMNLDIKKMPLGKLSKLQIAKGFDVLEEIQAAMNQNSRRECLEELSSKFFTTIPHNFGRNRPPVINDKEIVEKKKEMLMVLADIELAQTLKSETEKAQEQMIEAVPHPLDQDYNSLKCRLTLMDPKTETFKVIEQYLKATSGCYHCPTIVNVWEVDREKEGEWFNEHDHLGNRRLLWHGTNIAVVAAILKSGLRIMPHSGGRVGRGIYFASENSKSACYVRTSNKTGVMFLNEVALGKEHTITIDDSSLKKAPAGYDSVVARGTMEPDPSKDIFITLEGNKVAVPQGEPIHQPQFSNSSFTNSEYLIYKESQCRIRYLLELKMQF, encoded by the exons ATGGGAGAGAGATCCGCTAGATGGCGCTATAGCAGACAACTGTCTCCACAGCAGCCTCATGGGGCTCCGGGAGCAGCAGAGGTTACACTGgagctcctcctcttcctcccactGCAAAGTGACAGCAAACTTCCCGAAACCACTCAATCATTTGCCTTTAATCCTCCTGATCCAGCGCCCTGTGAACGTCGCGTTTCCGTCTGCATCTCTTCAAAAGGTGAGTTTCCAGCTGTAACTACCGACGGTCTTCGGGATACACCTGGGAGGGCGCCGGCTGCTTCTTCAAAAACATCAACTATCAAGTTGACGTCACAAACACAGTATCCTGGTTATAGTTGCCCA GCACCGTCTCCATTTACCAACACCACAGGTTTGTGTGCTTTGCTGTCAACCAGCACCATGGCACCAAAGAGGCGGGCTGCTTCTGCTGTGAAGGCCGGTGGCAAGAAGGTGAAGGAGGAGCCCGAAGCGACAAACCCAAAGGACACCTTTACTTCTACGAAGGAGGCGCTTCTGGCTGCAGGGCCACAGGTAAAAGGCAAGAGGAAGGTGGATGACCACTGCTCGCTGTCCGACCGTGGACAG GTGTTTGAGGACTACGACTGTATGCTCAATCAGACAAACGTtggaaataacaataataagttTTATGTGATTCAAGTTAtcaaagaaagcagaaaatactACACATGGAACAGATGGGGTAGAGTG GGGGAAGTGGGCCAGTCCAAACTTAATCCCTTTGATAAACCTGAGAATGCCATCAAAGACTTTGAGAAAAAGTTTAAGGACAAGACCAAAAACAACTGGAGCGATCGGATGAATTTTGTGTCTCACCCTGGGAAGTACACCCTAATTGAGGTGGATGGAGAGGAGGATGCTGAGGTCAAG GTGGACAGTGTGGATGGAAAGTCTGTCAAAGTCACAAAAAATACCCTACCTTGCACCCTTGACAACGCTACACAAAAGCTCATCAAGCTCATTTTCAGCAATGACATGTTTAATGAGGCAATGAAATGTATGAATCTAG ACATCAAGAAGATGCCTTTGGGAAAGCTCAGTAAATTGCAGATTGCAAAGGGCTTTGATGTGTTGGAAGAAATCCAGGCAGCCATGAACCAGAACAGCAGAAGGGAATGCCTGGAGGAGCTCTCCTCAAAGTTCTTCACCACAATCCCACACAACTTTGGACGGAACAGACCCCCAGTTATCAATGACAAAGAGATtgtggaaaagaagaaagagatgcTTATG GTGCTGGCTGACATTGAGCTTGCCCAGACTCTGAAGTCAGAGACTGAGAAGGCTCAGGAACAAATGATAGAGGCAGTTCCTCACCCTCTAGACCAGGACTACAATTCTCTGAAATGCAGACTAACATTAATGGACccaaagacagaaacatttaaG gtCATAGAACAATACCTGAAAGCGACTTCAGGTTGTTATCATTGCCCCACAATTGTCAATGTTTGGGAAGTTGATCGAGAAAAAGAG GGAGAATGGTTCAATGAGCATGATCACCTGGGGAACCGCCGCCTTCTGTGGCACGGTACGAACATAGCAGTGGTGGCAGCTATCCTGAAGAGCGGTCTAAGGATAATGCCCCATTCAGGAGGCCGTGTTGGTCGTGGTATCTATTTTGCATCTGAAAACAGCAAGTCTGCGTGTTATG tgcGCACATCAAATAAAACCGGAGTGATGTTTCTAAATGAGGTAGCCCTCGGCAAAGAACATACCATCACCATAGACGACAGCTCGTTGAAGAAGGCTCCTGCGGGCTATGACAGTGTGGTGGCAAGAGGGACTATGGAACCAG ATCCCTCCAAGGACATCTTCATCACCCTGGAGGGCAATAAGGTTGCTGTGCCTCAGGGCGAGCCCATACATCAGCCCCAGTTTTCAAACAGCTCCTTCACTAACAGTGAATATCTCATATACAAAGAGAGCCAGTGTCGTATTCGCTACCTGCTGGAGCTCAAAATGCAATTCTAA
- the parp3 gene encoding protein mono-ADP-ribosyltransferase PARP3 isoform X3 codes for MAPKRRAASAVKAGGKKVKEEPEATNPKDTFTSTKEALLAAGPQVKGKRKVDDHCSLSDRGQVFEDYDCMLNQTNVGNNNNKFYVIQVIKESRKYYTWNRWGRVGEVGQSKLNPFDKPENAIKDFEKKFKDKTKNNWSDRMNFVSHPGKYTLIEVDGEEDAEVKVDSVDGKSVKVTKNTLPCTLDNATQKLIKLIFSNDMFNEAMKCMNLDIKKMPLGKLSKLQIAKGFDVLEEIQAAMNQNSRRECLEELSSKFFTTIPHNFGRNRPPVINDKEIVEKKKEMLMVLADIELAQTLKSETEKAQEQMIEAVPHPLDQDYNSLKCRLTLMDPKTETFKVIEQYLKATSGCYHCPTIVNVWEVDREKEGEWFNEHDHLGNRRLLWHGTNIAVVAAILKSGLRIMPHSGGRVGRGIYFASENSKSACYVRTSNKTGVMFLNEVALGKEHTITIDDSSLKKAPAGYDSVVARGTMEPDPSKDIFITLEGNKVAVPQGEPIHQPQFSNSSFTNSEYLIYKESQCRIRYLLELKMQF; via the exons ATGGCACCAAAGAGGCGGGCTGCTTCTGCTGTGAAGGCCGGTGGCAAGAAGGTGAAGGAGGAGCCCGAAGCGACAAACCCAAAGGACACCTTTACTTCTACGAAGGAGGCGCTTCTGGCTGCAGGGCCACAGGTAAAAGGCAAGAGGAAGGTGGATGACCACTGCTCGCTGTCCGACCGTGGACAG GTGTTTGAGGACTACGACTGTATGCTCAATCAGACAAACGTtggaaataacaataataagttTTATGTGATTCAAGTTAtcaaagaaagcagaaaatactACACATGGAACAGATGGGGTAGAGTG GGGGAAGTGGGCCAGTCCAAACTTAATCCCTTTGATAAACCTGAGAATGCCATCAAAGACTTTGAGAAAAAGTTTAAGGACAAGACCAAAAACAACTGGAGCGATCGGATGAATTTTGTGTCTCACCCTGGGAAGTACACCCTAATTGAGGTGGATGGAGAGGAGGATGCTGAGGTCAAG GTGGACAGTGTGGATGGAAAGTCTGTCAAAGTCACAAAAAATACCCTACCTTGCACCCTTGACAACGCTACACAAAAGCTCATCAAGCTCATTTTCAGCAATGACATGTTTAATGAGGCAATGAAATGTATGAATCTAG ACATCAAGAAGATGCCTTTGGGAAAGCTCAGTAAATTGCAGATTGCAAAGGGCTTTGATGTGTTGGAAGAAATCCAGGCAGCCATGAACCAGAACAGCAGAAGGGAATGCCTGGAGGAGCTCTCCTCAAAGTTCTTCACCACAATCCCACACAACTTTGGACGGAACAGACCCCCAGTTATCAATGACAAAGAGATtgtggaaaagaagaaagagatgcTTATG GTGCTGGCTGACATTGAGCTTGCCCAGACTCTGAAGTCAGAGACTGAGAAGGCTCAGGAACAAATGATAGAGGCAGTTCCTCACCCTCTAGACCAGGACTACAATTCTCTGAAATGCAGACTAACATTAATGGACccaaagacagaaacatttaaG gtCATAGAACAATACCTGAAAGCGACTTCAGGTTGTTATCATTGCCCCACAATTGTCAATGTTTGGGAAGTTGATCGAGAAAAAGAG GGAGAATGGTTCAATGAGCATGATCACCTGGGGAACCGCCGCCTTCTGTGGCACGGTACGAACATAGCAGTGGTGGCAGCTATCCTGAAGAGCGGTCTAAGGATAATGCCCCATTCAGGAGGCCGTGTTGGTCGTGGTATCTATTTTGCATCTGAAAACAGCAAGTCTGCGTGTTATG tgcGCACATCAAATAAAACCGGAGTGATGTTTCTAAATGAGGTAGCCCTCGGCAAAGAACATACCATCACCATAGACGACAGCTCGTTGAAGAAGGCTCCTGCGGGCTATGACAGTGTGGTGGCAAGAGGGACTATGGAACCAG ATCCCTCCAAGGACATCTTCATCACCCTGGAGGGCAATAAGGTTGCTGTGCCTCAGGGCGAGCCCATACATCAGCCCCAGTTTTCAAACAGCTCCTTCACTAACAGTGAATATCTCATATACAAAGAGAGCCAGTGTCGTATTCGCTACCTGCTGGAGCTCAAAATGCAATTCTAA
- the gpr61l gene encoding probable G-protein coupled receptor, which yields MADKTDPMIASVPNLTTALWERNPTVPADVGVVTSSQSQIKDLFGLFCMVTLNLIALLANTGVMVAIARAPHLKRFAFVCHLCAVDLLCAILLMPLGIISSSPFFGTVVFTVLECQVYIFLNVFLICLSILTITAISVERYFYIVHPMLYEVKMTINLAVCVMLLIWVKSVLLALVTLFGWPAYGHQSSIAAAHCSLHASHSRLRGVFAVLFSVVCFLLPAVVIFAVYCAVYKVARSAALQQVPSVPTWASSSPAKDRSDSINSQTTMITTTRTLPQRLSPERAFSGGKAALTLVFIVGQFLVCWLPYFIFHLQMSLSGSMQSPGDLEEAATWLAYASFAINPFFYGLLNRQIREELVKFRRCCLTQPLEIGTSSHEGSLQENFLQFIQRTASVAETQSTCANSSNSNTVDKGIKIPGQIPEEKA from the coding sequence ATGGCTGACAAAACTGATCCCATGATTGCCTCTGTACCAAATCTCACAACTGCCTTATGGGAGCGCAATCCAACAGTTCCTGCAGATGTAGGTGTCGTCACAAGCTCCCAGTCGCAAATCAAAGACCTGTTTGGGTTATTCTGCATGGTAACCCTTAACCTCATTGCTTTGTTGGCGAACACTGGTGTGATGGTGGCTATTGCTCGTGCACCCCACCTGAAGAGATTTGCTTTCGTGTGTCACCTTTGTGCAGTGGACCTGCTGTGTGCGATCCTCCTCATGCCTCTGGGTATAATATCCAGCTCACCGTTCTTTGGCACTGTGGTGTTTACTGTTCTGGAGTGTCAGGTTTACATCTTTCTCAATGTTTTTCTCATCTGTCTGTCCATCCTCACCATAACAGCCATCAGTGTGGAGCGGTATTTCTACATTGTGCACCCAATGCTTTATGAAGTTAAAATGACTATCAACCTTGCTGTTTGTGTAATGCTCCTTATCTGGGTTAAATCAGTCCTCTTGGCTTTGGTCACGCTCTTTGGGTGGCCAGCTTATGGACATCAGAGCTCTATTGCTGCAGCTCACTGTTCTCTCCATGCGAGCCACAGCCGTTTGAGAGGAGTGTTTGCAGTGCTCTTCAGTGTGGTCTGCTTTCTGCTCCCCGCAGTGGTTATCTTTGCTGTTTACTGTGCTGTGTACAAGGTGGCTCGTTCTGCCGCTCTGCAGCAAGTACCCTCCGTGCCAACATGGGCAAGTTCAAGCCCTGCTAAGGATCGCTCAGACTCCATCAACAGCCAGACCACTATGATCACAACCACCCGCACTCTGCCCCAAAGACTATCTCCAGAAAGGGCCTTCAGTGGAGGCAAAGCTGCACTTACTTTGGTTTTCATTGTGGGCCAGTTCTTGGTTTGTTGGTTGCCCTACTTCATCTTTCACCTGCAAATGTCTCTGTCTGGCTCCATGCAGAGCCCTGGGGACTTAGAAGAGGCGGCCACCTGGCTAGCTTATGCCTCCTTTGCAATTAATCCATTTTTCTATGGCCTGTTGAACAGACAGATCAGAGAGGAGCTGGTAAAGTTTCGACGCTGTTGCTTGACCCAGCCTCTGGAGATTGGGACATCCAGCCATGAGGGGTCCCTTCAGGAGAACTTCCTCCAGTTCATCCAGAGAACGGCCAGTGTGGCTGAAACCCAGTCTACCTGTGCCAATTCCAGCAACAGTAACACTGTGGACAAAGGCATTAAGATCCCTGGACAAATACCAGAAGAAAAGGCTTAG
- the cav3 gene encoding caveolin-3, which produces MADQYQYNTNEEKIVKDSHTKEIDLINRDPKQINEDVVKVEFEDVIAEPDGTHSLDSVWKLSYTTFTVSKYWCYRILSAAFGIPVALLWGFLFACISFCHIWAVVPCIKSCLIESQCISRIYSLCIQTFCDPFFEALGKIFSSVRVALRKEV; this is translated from the exons ATGGCGGATCAGTACCAGTACAACACCAACGAGGAGAAGATTGTCAAAGACAGCCACACAAAGGAGATTGATCTAATTAACAGAGACCCCAAGCAGATCAATGAAGACGTTGTGAAG GTAGAATTTGAGGACGTCATTGCAGAGCCTGATGGTACACACAGCCTGGACAGTGTGTGGAAACTCAGCTACACCACCTTCACTGTGTCCAAGTACTGGTGCTACCGGATTTTGTCTGCTGCCTTCGGTATCCCTGTGGCTCTGCTCTGGGGCTTCCTGTTTGCCTGCATCTCTTTCTGCCACATCTGGGCTGTTGTTCCCTGTATCAAGAGCTGTCTAATTGAGTCGCAGTGCATCAGCCGCATCTACTCTCTCTGCATCCAGACCTTCTGTGATCCTTTCTTTGAAGCCCTGGGCAAGATCTTTAGCAGTGTGCGAGTGGCACTGCGCAAAGAAGTCTAA